Proteins found in one Saccharomyces cerevisiae S288C chromosome III, complete sequence genomic segment:
- the AGP1 gene encoding amino acid transporter AGP1 (Broad-specificity, low-affinity amino acid permease; minor serine permease with major contributions from paralog Gnp1p; involved in uptake of asparagine, glutamine, and other amino acids; expression induced by amino acids and regulated by SPS plasma membrane amino acid sensor system (Ssy1p-Ptr3p-Ssy5p)): MSSSKSLYELKDLKNSSTEIHATGQDNEIEYFETGSNDRPSSQPHLGYEQHNTSAVRRFFDSFKRADQGPQDEVEATQMNDLTSAISPSSRQAQELEKNESSDNIGANTGHKSDSLKKTIQPRHVLMIALGTGIGTGLLVGNGTALVHAGPAGLLIGYAIMGSILYCIIQACGEMALVYSNLTGGYNAYPSFLVDDGFGFAVAWVYCLQWLCVCPLELVTASMTIKYWTTSVNPDVFVIIFYVLVITINIFGARGYAEAEFFFNCCKILMMTGFFILGIIIDVGGAGNDGFIGGKYWHDPGAFNGKHAIDRFKGVAATLVTAAFAFGGSEFIAITTAEQSNPRKAIPGAAKQMIYRILFLFLATIILLGFLVPYNSDQLLGSTGGGTKASPYVIAVASHGVRVVPHFINAVILLSVLSMANSSFYSSARLFLTLSEQGYAPKVFSYIDRAGRPLIAMGVSALFAVIAFCAASPKEEQVFTWLLAISGLSQLFTWTAICLSHLRFRRAMKVQGRSLGELGFKSQTGVWGSAYACIMMILILIAQFWVAIAPIGEGKLDAQAFFENYLAMPILIALYVGYKVWHKDWKLFIRADKIDLDSHRQIFDEELIKQEDEEYRERLRNGPYWKRVVAFWC, from the coding sequence ATGTCGTCGTCGAAGTCTCTATACGAACTGAAAGACTTGAAAAATAGCTCCACAGAAATACATGCCACGGGGCaggataatgaaattgAATATTTCGAAACAGGCTCCAATGACCGTCCATCCTCACAACCTCATTTAGGTTACGAACAGCATAACACTTCTGCCGTGCGTAGGTTTTTCGACTCCTTTAAAAGAGCGGATCAGGGTCCACAGGATGAAGTAGAAGCAACACAAATGAACGATCTTACGTCGGCTATCTCACCTTCTTCTAGACAGGCTCAAgaactagaaaaaaatgaaagttcGGACAACATAGGCGCTAATACAGGTCATAAGTCGGACTCGCTGAAGAAAACCATTCAGCCTAGACATGTTCTGATGATTGCGTTGGGTACGGGTATCGGTACTGGGTTATTGGTCGGTAACGGTACCGCGTTGGTTCATGCGGGTCCAGCTGGACTACTTATTGGTTACGCTATTATGGGTTCTATCTTGTACTGTATTATTCAAGCATGTGGTGAAATGGCGCTAGTGTATAGTAACTTGACTGGTGGCTACAATGCATACCCCAGTTTCCTTGTGGATGATGGTTTTGGGTTTGCAGTCGCTTGGGTTTATTGTTTGCAATGGCTGTGTGTGTGTCCTCTGGAATTGGTGACCGCATCCATGACTATCAAATATTGGACGACATCTGTGAACCCGGATGTGTTCgtcattattttctatGTTTTGGTGATTACTATTAATATTTTCGGTGCTCGTGGTTATGCAGAAGCTgagttcttcttcaactgttgcaaaattttgatgatgacTGGGTTCTTCATTCTTGGTATTATCATCGATGTTGGTGGCGCTGGTAATGATGGTTTTATTGGTGGTAAATACTGGCACGATCCGGGCGCTTTCAATGGTAAACATGCCATTGACAGATTTAAAGGTGTTGCTGCAACATTAGTGACTGCTGCTTTTGCCTTTGGTGGTTCAGAGTTTATTGCCATCACCACTGCAGAACAATCTAATCCAAGAAAGGCCATTCCAGGTGCGGCCAAACAAATGATCTACAGAATCTTATTCCTATTCTTGGCTACCATTATTCTACTGGGTTTCTTGGTGCCATACAATTCCGATCAATTATTGGGTTCTACCGGTGGTGGTACTAAAGCCTCGCCATATGTCATTGCTGTTGCATCCCACGGTGTCCGTGTCGTCCCACACTTCATTAACGCCGTTATTCTACTTTCCGTGCTGTCCATGGCTAACTCCTCCTTCTACTCCAGTGCTCGTTTATTTTTAACTCTATCCGAGCAAGGTTACGCTCCTAAGGTTTTCTCCTACATCGACAGAGCCGGTAGACCATTGATTGCCATGGGTGTTTCTGCATTGTTTGCCGTTATTGCCTTCTGTGCTGCATCTCCCAAGGAAGAACAAGTTTTCACTTGGTTATTGGCCATTTCTGGTTTGTCTCAGCTTTTCACATGGACTGCCATTTGTTTATCCCATCTTAGATTTAGAAGAGCCATGAAAGTCCAAGGGAGATCTCTTGGAGAATTGGGTTTCAAATCTCAAACTGGTGTTTGGGGATCTGCCTACGCTTGCATTATGATGATTTTAATTCTTATTGCCCAATTTTGGGTCGCTATCGCCCCCATTGGTGAAGGTAAGCTGGATGCACAAGCCTTTTTCGAAAACTACTTGGCTATGCCAATCTTGATTGCACTTTATGTCGGCTACAAGGTCTGGCACAAGGATTGGAAACTGTTCATCAGGGCAGACAAGATCGACCTAGATTCTCATAGA
- the KCC4 gene encoding serine/threonine protein kinase (Protein kinase of the bud neck involved in the septin checkpoint; associates with septin proteins, negatively regulates Swe1p by phosphorylation, shows structural homology to bud neck kinases Gin4p and Hsl1p; KCC4 has a paralog, GIN4, that arose from the whole genome duplication), whose amino-acid sequence MTVANTETHSAAKPSSTIGPWKLGETLGFGSTGKVQLAQHERTGHRTAVKVISKSIFNNNGNHSNDDSVLPYNIEREIVIMKLLSHPNVLSLYDVWETNNNLYLILEYAEKGELFNLLVDHGPLPEREAINCFRQIIIGISYCHALGIVHRDLKPENLLLDSFYNIKIADFGMAALQTDADLLETSCGSPHYAAPEIVSGLPYEGFASDVWSCGVILFALLTGRLPFDEENGNVRDLLLKVQKGQFEMPNDTEISRDAQDLIGKILVVDPRQRIKIRDILSHPLLKKYQTIKDSKSIKDLPRENTYLYPLADSNNHTSASIDDSILQNLVVLWHGRHADDIVSKLKENGTNKEKILYALLYRFKLDSVRGSNKKNRNKIKKTKKNKRSSTLSSSSSLLLNNRSIQSTPRRRTSKRHSREFSSSRKRSSFLLSSNPTDSSPIPLRSSKRITHINVASANTQATPSGVPNPHKRNSKKRSSKRLSYMPNTKRSSLTSKSLSNFTNLIDDDDWEYIEKDAKRTSSNFATLIDEIFEPEKFELAKREKAELQRKVQEAKRQSVNAQKINEDEFGSEVSDGMKELKKINDKVSSPLINYEFSQQELLQDIDTLLTNRYQLSSYTRPISRLDPGLTPVTETLPNNLKEKTALLQDTEKKIIETIRRSKFLGSLLNVRGGLSPGKSELAPIEESPIVSTTPLIYNDRMEPRRISDVEVPHFTRKSKHFTTANNRRSVLSLYAKDSIKDLNEFLIKEDPDLPPQGSTDNESRSEDPEIAESITDSRNIQYDEDDSKDGDNVNNDNILSDFPQGVGISQEYDMKDKNPNQSPISKSAEPTLVVKLPSLSSFQGKNASGLGLYQREPSKVTLPSLTSNNSSVGENIEDGAEKGTESEKIAASLSDDDLKEDNDKKDNDTVNAPTTVKKPPNSVLLKKFSKGKILELEIHAKIPEKRLYEGLHKLLEGWKQYGLKNLVFNITNMIITGKLVNDSILFLRSTLFEIMVLPNGDGRSLIKFNKKTGSTKTLTKLATEIQIILQKEGVLDK is encoded by the coding sequence ATGACTGTGGCGAATACCGAGACCCATTCTGCTGCTAAACCATCGAGTACTATAGGCCCATGGAAGCTTGGTGAAACACTGGGCTTTGGTAGCACCGGCAAGGTCCAACTTGCGCAACATGAGCGCACGGGCCATAGAACAGCCGTCAAAGTAATCTCAAAGTCCattttcaacaacaacGGAAACCACAGTAACGACGATTCAGTGCTGCCATACAACATCGAGCGTGAGATTGTTATTATGAAACTTTTGAGCCACCCAAACGTTCTGAGTCTTTACGACGTTTGGGAAACCAACAATAACCTGTACCTTATCCTGGAATACGCCGAAAAGGGAGAACTGTTCAACTTGCTTGTGGACCACGGTCCCTTGCCCGAGCGTGAGGCCATCAATTGCTTCAGACAGATAATTATAGGCATTTCATACTGCCATGCGCTAGGAATAGTACATCGGGATTTAAAGCCAGAAAATCTTTTGCTCGATAGTTTCtataatatcaaaattgCGGATTTTGGTATGGCAGCTTTACAGACAGACGCCGACCTGCTAGAAACTTCTTGTGGGTCTCCTCATTATGCCGCTCCTGAGATCGTATCAGGTCTGCCCTATGAAGGATTTGCCAGCGACGTTTGGTCTTGCGGTGTAATCCTCTTTGCCCTTTTAACGGGTAGACTACCCttcgatgaagaaaacGGTAATGTTAGGGATTTGTTATTGAAAGTCCAAAAGGGCCAGTTTGAAATGCCCAATGACACCGAAATTTCCAGAGATGCACAAGATTTAATCGGCAAGATTCTCGTTGTAGATCCCAGgcaaagaataaaaatcagAGACATCCTTAGTCATCCACtgctaaaaaaatatcaaaccATTAAGGATTCCAAAAGTATCAAAGATTTACCTCGTGAAAATACCTATCTATATCCACTGGCTGACTCGAACAACCATACTAGCGCCTCTATCGATGATTCAATCCTACAAAACTTGGTGGTACTTTGGCATGGTAGACACGCCGATGACATCGTATCTAAACTGAAAGAGAATGGAAccaacaaagaaaaaattctatATGCGCTACTATACCGTTTCAAACTGGACTCTGTAAGGGGATCGAATAAGAAGAACCGCAAtaagataaagaaaaccaaaaaaaataaaagatcTAGCACACTttcgtcatcgtcatcattattattgaacAACCGAAGCATACAATCTACGCCACGCAGACGTACATCCAAGAGGCATTCCAGGGAATTCTCTTCTAGCAGGAAGAGATCGTCCTTTTTACTGTCCTCGAATCCTACCGATAGTTCTCCAATACCTTTGAGAAGTAGTAAAAGAATTACACATATTAACGTAGCGTCTGCAAATACCCAAGCAACGCCAAGTGGTGTCCCGAATCCTCACAAGAGGAACTCAAAAAAACGGTCAAGCAAAAGATTATCTTATATGCCTAATACAAAAAGAAGCTCACTaacatcaaaatcattatCAAACTTTACTAACCTAatagatgatgatgattgGGAGTACATTGAAAAGGATGCAAAGAGAACAAGTTCCAACTTCGCTACACTGATTGATGAAATATTTGAGCCTGAGAAATTTGAATTGGcgaaaagagaaaaggctgaacttcaaagaaaagttcAGGAAGCAAAAAGGCAATCAGTGAATGCACAGAAGATTAATGAGGACGAGTTTGGATCCGAAGTTTCTGATGGAATGAAagagctgaaaaaaataaatgacaAAGTGTCGTCCCCGTTGATAAATTACGAATTTTCGCAACAAGAACTATTGCAAGATATAGACACCTTACTAACGAATCGTTATCAACTTTCGTCATATACTAGGCCTATTTCGAGACTGGATCCCGGATTAACGCCTGTTACTGAGACACTTCCTAACAAcctaaaagaaaaaacagcTCTGCTGCAGGAtactgaaaagaaaataatagaaaCGATACGCAGATCCAAATTTTTAGGATCGCTACTAAATGTTAGAGGGGGACTATCGCCAGGGAAAAGTGAACTGGCACCTATCGAAGAGTCTCCCATAGTTTCAACCACACCACTAATATATAATGATCGAATGGAACCTCGTAGGATATCCGATGTGGAAGTCCCACATTTCACGAGGAAATCAAAACACTTTACTACTGCTAATAATCGGCGCTCAGTCTTATCTTTGTATGCGAAGGATTCAATCAAAGACTTAAACgaatttttaataaaggAAGATCCTGATTTGCCTCCACAAGGAAGCACTGATAACGAAAGTAGGAGCGAAGATCCCGAAATAGCCGAGAGTATCACTGATTCAAGGAATATACAAtatgatgaggatgataGTAAGGATGGTGATAATGtgaataatgataatatattgagCGACTTTCCTCAAGGCGTTGGCATATCACAGGAATACGACATGAAGGATAAAAATCCAAACCAATCTCCAATATCAAAAAGCGCAGAGCCCACACTGGTAGTGAAACTTCCGTCTTTGAGTTCTTTCCAAGGAAAAAACGCCAGTGGGTTGGGCCTATACCAAAGAGAGCCTTCTAAGGTAACCTTACCGAGCCTTACAAGTAATAACAGCAGCGTCGGAGAAAACATAGAGGATGGGGCGGAAAAAGGGACTGAGAGTGAGAAAATCGCTGCTTCCCTGTCAGACGATGACTTGAAGGAAGATAATGACAAGAAAGATAACGACACAGTGAATGCCCCTACTACAGTAAAAAAGCCACCTAACAGCGTactcttgaaaaaattctcaAAAGGTAAAATCTTAGAACTTGAAATACATGCCAAAATACCTGAAAAGAGACTATACGAGGGCCTACATAAACTACTAGAAGGCTGGAAGCAATACGGGTTGAAAAACCTGGTGTTTAACATCACTAATATGATCATAACAGGAAAATTGGTGAATGACagtattttatttttacgATCTACgctttttgaaataatgGTTTTACCAAATGGAGACGGTAGAAGTTTAATTAAATTCAATAAGAAAACAGGATCTACTAAAACGCTGACCAAGCTTGCTACAGAAATCCAAattattttacaaaaagaagGTGTTTTGgacaaataa
- a CDS encoding uncharacterized protein (hypothetical protein; SWAT-GFP and mCherry fusion proteins localize to the vacuole) has protein sequence MVLTDAEELRSPVITSDMSFFDLESNHSSDSVHLLCEKYTHKLPIESESQTTFRLAPTKQRLYRQSTLYVPLSLKQRVFLFTERVKSIWAGLPRCKPNKYFKVAFALAVLTPLAIWIFYIDFRVH, from the coding sequence atgGTTCTAACCGATGCCGAAGAACTGCGCAGTCCGGTTATAACGTCTGACATGTccttttttgatttggaaTCCAACCACTCAAGTGACTCTGTTCATTTACTTTGCGAAAAATATACCCACAAATTGCCCATCGAAAGTGAATCGCAAACCACCTTCAGACTGGCACCGACAAAGCAAAGATTATACAGACAGAGTACTTTATACGTACCGTTAAGTCTCAAGCAAAGGGTTTTCTTATTTACTGAACGGGTAAAGAGTATCTGGGCCGGCTTGCCAAGATGCAAACCGAATAAGTATTTCAAAGTTGCATTTGCCTTAGCCGTCCTGACACCATTGGCTATTTGGATATTTTATATTGACTTTCGTGTACATTGA